From a single Lolium rigidum isolate FL_2022 chromosome 7, APGP_CSIRO_Lrig_0.1, whole genome shotgun sequence genomic region:
- the LOC124669470 gene encoding auxin-responsive protein SAUR32-like, with amino-acid sequence MEQLGAKKSNKITEIVRLQQMLKKWRKLSVASKDTAAASTPTTVTVTAGGNGTGESKAKKFLKRTLSFTENPASGSPSGPPPKGHLAVSVGPAMRRFVIPTEYLKHPAFAALLQEAEEEFGFQQEGLLRIPCEVPAFEAILRAVEKKDAAFFYCSAEFASAADEVGRGTPLCR; translated from the coding sequence ATGGAGCAGCTCGGGGCCAAGAAGTCGAACAAGATCACGGAGATCGTTCGCCTGCAGCAGATGCTCAAGAAGTGGCGCAAGCTCTCCGTCGCGTCCAAGGACACGGCGGCCGCCTCCACGCCCACCACCGTCACGGTCACCGCCGGCGGCAATGGCACCGGCGAGAGCAAGGCCAAGAAGTTCCTGAAGCGGACGCTGTCCTTCACGGAGAACCCGGCCTCCGGGTCGCCGTCAGGGCCGCCGCCCAAGGGCCACCTGGCGGTGTCGGTCGGCCCGGCGATGCGGCGGTTCGTCATCCCGACGGAGTACCTGAAGCACCCGGCGTTCGCGGCGCTGCtccaggaggcggaggaggagttcGGGTTCCAGCAGGAGGGCCTGCTCCGCATCCCCTGCGAGGTGCCCGCCTTCGAGGCCATCCTCAGGGCCGTCGAGAAGAAGGACGCCGCCTTCTTCTACTGCAGCGCGGagttcgcctccgccgccgacgaGGTCGGCCGCGGCACCCCGCTCTGCAGATAG